The following are encoded together in the Campylobacter concisus genome:
- a CDS encoding 5-nitroimidazole antibiotic resistance protein, translated as MRRKDRELSREDGLKIIDECEYAVISCVDDEGEIFSVPISPVRVGESIFIHGATAGCKAKLLQNGRKVEFVCVSFNKVPHLSESELEEIKNDGKALGGKVFTTEYKSAIAKTRAYEVEDETKKYEILKILSQKYTTYAMSTFDVAAEYGLKIIKIYELKIEGLSAKAKILPKPAK; from the coding sequence ATGAGACGAAAAGATAGAGAGCTAAGCCGTGAAGATGGCTTAAAAATCATAGATGAATGCGAATATGCGGTAATTTCATGCGTGGATGATGAGGGAGAAATTTTTAGCGTACCGATCTCGCCTGTTAGAGTTGGTGAAAGCATTTTTATACACGGAGCTACTGCTGGCTGTAAAGCAAAACTGCTTCAAAATGGACGAAAAGTGGAGTTTGTCTGCGTTAGCTTTAACAAAGTCCCGCATCTAAGCGAAAGTGAGCTTGAAGAGATAAAAAACGATGGCAAGGCACTTGGTGGTAAGGTTTTTACAACTGAATATAAAAGTGCAATCGCAAAAACTAGAGCCTACGAGGTCGAGGATGAGACCAAAAAGTATGAAATTTTAAAAATTCTTAGCCAAAAATATACCACGTACGCGATGAGTACATTTGACGTGGCTGCGGAGTATGGGCTAAAAATCATAAAAATTTACGAACTAAAGATAGAGGGCCTTAGTGCTAAGGCCAAAATTTTGCCAAAACCAGCAAAGTAA
- a CDS encoding AAA family ATPase, with translation MSSLALMFRPKNLDEICGQKAVKAAFLKFIASSKIPHSIFYGPAGCGKTSFARAVASGANYDFYEFDGGNLKIDDFRKILKNYENALNKPLFFIDEIHRLSKTQQEALLIPMENYKALVIGASTENPFFTLSSGIRSRSMLFEFRPLSSGNFEELLGKIREQISFSINDEAKEYLFKSSGGDARAMLNLLEFAVTLDENVSLENLKTLRQNALKEGAKEDDTHYELASAFIKSLRGSDENAVIYYLARLIDSGESADFIARRMVIFASEDIGNANPNALNLAASTLSAVKEIGFPEARIILAQCAVYLASSPKSNSSYNAINAALRYVQSEEILKIPPYLKNHTKESKDYLYPHDFGGWVNQKYLEKPLVFYKSKGIGFEKTLNEWLEKIKSKG, from the coding sequence TTGAGCTCGCTTGCACTGATGTTTAGACCAAAAAATTTGGATGAAATTTGCGGACAAAAGGCGGTTAAAGCGGCATTTTTAAAATTTATAGCCTCTAGCAAGATCCCGCACTCTATATTTTATGGTCCAGCAGGCTGTGGCAAGACAAGCTTTGCAAGAGCAGTGGCAAGCGGCGCAAACTACGACTTTTACGAGTTTGATGGCGGAAATTTAAAGATAGATGACTTTCGCAAAATTTTAAAAAACTACGAGAACGCCCTAAATAAGCCACTCTTTTTCATAGACGAGATCCACAGGCTTAGCAAAACCCAGCAAGAAGCACTGCTCATCCCCATGGAAAACTATAAGGCCCTAGTCATCGGTGCTAGCACGGAAAATCCCTTCTTCACACTAAGCTCAGGCATCAGAAGTCGCTCGATGCTCTTTGAGTTTAGGCCGCTTAGTAGTGGTAATTTTGAGGAGCTTCTTGGCAAGATCAGAGAGCAAATTTCTTTTAGTATAAATGATGAAGCCAAAGAATATTTATTTAAAAGTAGTGGTGGTGACGCAAGAGCTATGCTAAATTTACTTGAATTTGCCGTCACACTTGATGAAAATGTGAGCCTGGAAAATTTAAAAACACTGCGTCAAAACGCCCTAAAAGAGGGAGCAAAAGAAGATGACACGCACTATGAGCTAGCAAGCGCTTTTATAAAAAGTCTTCGTGGAAGCGACGAAAACGCCGTCATATACTACCTTGCAAGGCTCATAGACTCTGGCGAGAGTGCGGACTTCATCGCTAGAAGGATGGTGATATTTGCCAGCGAAGATATCGGCAATGCAAATCCAAATGCACTAAATTTAGCCGCCAGCACACTAAGTGCGGTAAAAGAGATAGGCTTTCCAGAGGCTAGGATAATACTAGCTCAGTGCGCCGTCTATCTAGCCAGCTCGCCAAAGTCAAACTCCAGCTACAACGCGATAAATGCCGCCCTAAGATATGTGCAAAGCGAAGAAATTTTAAAGATCCCGCCATATCTAAAAAATCACACAAAAGAGAGCAAGGACTACCTTTATCCGCATGATTTTGGCGGCTGGGTCAATCAAAAATACTTAGAAAAACCGCTTGTTTTTTATAAAAGCAAGGGCATAGGCTTTGAAAAAACGCTAAATGAGTGGCTAGAGAAAATAAAATCCAAGGGCTAA
- a CDS encoding alanine glycine permease, with translation MPTNFAEILNNCVESINSFLWGPYFLITLLCGTGLFFTIRLGFVQIFKFKMGLKELFGNFSLHGEAAGKAGMSQFQAVATAIAAQVGTGNLVGATTALIMGGPGAIFWMWCAAFLGMATNFAEICLAQIYRTKDDSGHTIGGPAFYISRGLKGKWSKILAGFFAIAIIIALGFIGNMVQANSISDGFSGAFGIPQWLTGAFLAIVCAVIFIGGVKAIARVAEKIVPIMALLYVGVGLAIIFLNFQQIPEAVSLIFRAAFDPSAAWGGATGASIAAAMRYGIARGLFSNEAGMGSTPHAHAAANVKHPVDQAVLGIMSVFVDTFIVLNITVFVVLTANVISFENGKAVFTGITLVQEAFSSHIFGKVGGYSFVAVCLFFFAFTTILGWYYFAEINVRYLLGAKAVRAFQILVVVFVFLGSLQKVDFVWSLADMFNGLMVVPNLIAIIILSPIVAKLLKDHDAGKEYDVKDYLK, from the coding sequence ATGCCTACAAATTTTGCTGAAATTTTAAATAATTGTGTTGAAAGTATAAATTCATTTCTTTGGGGTCCATACTTCCTTATTACCCTACTTTGCGGCACTGGACTATTTTTTACTATTAGGCTTGGGTTTGTTCAAATTTTTAAGTTTAAAATGGGCTTAAAAGAGCTTTTTGGGAATTTCTCGCTTCACGGCGAAGCTGCTGGCAAGGCCGGTATGAGCCAGTTTCAAGCAGTTGCAACCGCAATCGCCGCACAAGTTGGCACTGGCAATCTAGTAGGTGCAACAACAGCTCTTATCATGGGTGGTCCTGGAGCGATTTTTTGGATGTGGTGCGCCGCGTTTTTAGGCATGGCTACAAATTTTGCTGAAATTTGCCTAGCTCAAATTTACCGCACAAAAGACGATAGTGGGCACACGATAGGCGGTCCGGCATTTTATATAAGTCGTGGATTAAAGGGAAAATGGTCAAAAATTTTAGCTGGATTTTTCGCTATCGCTATCATTATCGCACTTGGCTTTATCGGCAATATGGTTCAAGCAAACTCAATCTCAGATGGCTTTAGTGGTGCTTTTGGTATACCGCAGTGGCTAACTGGAGCCTTTTTGGCGATCGTTTGTGCAGTCATCTTTATAGGTGGCGTCAAAGCGATCGCAAGAGTAGCTGAAAAGATCGTGCCTATCATGGCGTTACTTTACGTAGGAGTGGGGCTAGCTATTATATTTTTAAATTTCCAGCAAATCCCAGAAGCTGTCTCGCTCATTTTTAGAGCCGCATTTGATCCTTCAGCAGCTTGGGGTGGGGCTACTGGAGCTAGCATTGCAGCTGCTATGAGATACGGCATCGCAAGGGGTCTTTTTAGCAATGAAGCCGGAATGGGCTCAACTCCGCACGCACACGCTGCGGCTAATGTCAAACACCCAGTCGATCAAGCAGTGCTTGGCATAATGAGCGTATTTGTAGATACTTTTATCGTTTTAAATATAACCGTTTTTGTAGTGCTTACTGCAAATGTTATTAGCTTTGAAAATGGCAAAGCAGTCTTTACAGGCATAACCTTGGTACAAGAGGCCTTCTCGTCGCATATCTTTGGTAAGGTTGGCGGATATAGTTTCGTAGCTGTTTGCCTATTTTTCTTTGCATTTACAACGATTCTTGGATGGTACTATTTTGCTGAGATCAACGTAAGATACCTTCTTGGGGCAAAAGCGGTTAGAGCTTTTCAAATTTTAGTAGTCGTTTTTGTATTTTTGGGAAGCTTGCAAAAGGTTGATTTTGTCTGGAGTCTAGCAGATATGTTTAATGGCTTGATGGTCGTACCAAATTTAATTGCCATCATCATTTTAAGCCCTATCGTGGCAAAGCTTTTAAAAGATCACGATGCTGGCAAAGAGTATGATGTGAAAGATTATTTGAAATAA
- a CDS encoding glycosyl transferase family 1, whose translation MKIFIIGNVSSMMINFREEFIKLLVSKGHDVYCLVSDYNEESRKKIISLGATPLDHTLNTKGLNPFKDFVATYDLVKLFRQHRPDAVFSFFVKPVIFATIAAKMARVPRIVGMIEGLGGAFTVHKNGQTKKAKIIKAIQVLLYKISLPSLDELIFLNNDDKKDLIDKYNIKVKSINILGGIGVDLDKFSYTKAPTDPISFIFIARLLAEKGIFEYLEAAKIVKEKYKDVKFYIFGGFDEHNPFGLTQEELKPYLDSGVVIYPGFVNDIKERIVNSSIFVLPSYYREGVPRSTQEAMAIGRVVITTNSVGCRETVEDGVNGFLVPSFDSKILAQKMIYFIQNPEMIVQMGIESRKIAEVKFNINEKNERLAKIIIGK comes from the coding sequence ATGAAAATTTTTATAATCGGTAATGTCTCGTCCATGATGATAAATTTCAGAGAAGAGTTTATAAAACTACTTGTATCAAAAGGGCATGATGTCTACTGTTTAGTTAGTGACTACAATGAAGAAAGTAGAAAAAAAATAATCTCATTGGGTGCAACACCGCTTGACCACACTTTAAATACAAAAGGACTAAATCCATTTAAAGATTTCGTTGCCACATATGATTTGGTTAAGCTATTTAGGCAGCATAGGCCAGATGCGGTTTTTTCTTTTTTTGTTAAGCCAGTCATTTTTGCAACTATAGCCGCAAAAATGGCAAGAGTACCACGAATAGTAGGCATGATAGAAGGGCTTGGCGGAGCTTTTACAGTTCATAAAAATGGGCAAACAAAAAAGGCGAAAATTATAAAAGCTATACAAGTTCTTTTATATAAAATTTCACTACCATCTCTTGATGAGCTTATATTTTTAAATAATGACGATAAAAAGGATTTGATTGATAAATACAATATAAAAGTAAAGTCCATAAATATCTTAGGTGGTATAGGTGTTGATCTTGATAAATTCTCATATACTAAAGCACCTACTGATCCTATAAGTTTTATTTTTATAGCAAGGCTTCTTGCAGAAAAAGGAATATTTGAGTATTTAGAGGCAGCTAAAATCGTAAAAGAAAAATATAAAGATGTAAAGTTTTATATATTTGGTGGTTTTGATGAGCACAATCCATTTGGATTAACGCAAGAAGAGCTAAAACCTTATCTTGATAGTGGCGTAGTTATATATCCTGGCTTCGTAAATGATATAAAAGAACGGATAGTGAATAGTTCCATTTTTGTCTTGCCTTCGTATTACAGAGAAGGTGTGCCAAGAAGTACGCAGGAAGCCATGGCAATAGGAAGGGTAGTAATAACCACAAATAGCGTAGGATGTAGAGAAACTGTTGAAGATGGAGTAAATGGATTCTTGGTGCCATCATTTGATAGTAAAATTTTGGCACAAAAGATGATTTATTTTATACAAAATCCAGAAATGATAGTCCAAATGGGTATAGAAAGTAGAAAAATAGCTGAAGTAAAATTTAATATAAATGAAAAGAATGAAAGACTTGCAAAGATTATTATTGGGAAATAG
- a CDS encoding dTDP-glucose 4,6-dehydratase, with the protein MKTILVTGGAGFIGSNFVPYFLEKHPYYRLVILDLLTYAGNLENLKECEKNQNYKFIKGDICNRGLVEFIFKEYDVKSVIHFAAESHVDNSIKSPDVFIQTNINGTFTLVDVAYKHWMKGPFSYKEEYKNSRFHHISTDEVYGTLGLDPDELFTERTPYAPNSPYSASKASSDMIVRSYHETYGLNTVITNCSNNYGPKQHNEKFIPIIIKNALEKKPIPVYGDGKNVRDWLYVLDHCKGIDAVFHGGKSGETYNIGGRNEKTNIEIVNVITTILDKEVPISNFSYKDLVTFVKDRAGHDRRYAIDASKIENDLGWRADENFDSGIVKTIKWYLRKYQCVY; encoded by the coding sequence ATGAAAACCATTTTAGTAACTGGCGGTGCCGGCTTCATAGGGTCAAACTTCGTACCGTATTTTTTAGAGAAGCATCCATACTATCGATTGGTAATTTTGGATCTTCTGACATATGCGGGGAATTTAGAAAATTTAAAAGAGTGCGAAAAAAATCAAAATTATAAATTTATCAAAGGAGATATTTGTAATAGAGGATTGGTAGAATTTATATTTAAAGAATATGATGTGAAGAGTGTTATTCATTTTGCTGCTGAATCTCATGTGGACAACTCAATAAAAAGTCCAGACGTATTTATACAGACAAATATAAATGGAACTTTTACCTTGGTAGATGTGGCTTATAAACATTGGATGAAAGGCCCGTTTAGCTATAAGGAGGAGTATAAAAACTCGAGATTTCATCATATTAGCACAGATGAGGTTTATGGAACCCTTGGCCTTGATCCAGATGAACTATTTACCGAAAGAACACCGTATGCACCGAATTCTCCGTATTCAGCATCTAAGGCCTCATCTGATATGATAGTTAGATCATATCATGAGACATATGGACTAAATACGGTAATTACAAATTGTTCAAATAACTATGGCCCAAAGCAACACAACGAGAAATTTATACCGATAATTATAAAAAATGCTCTTGAAAAAAAGCCAATACCAGTCTATGGTGATGGCAAAAATGTAAGGGATTGGTTATATGTGCTTGATCACTGTAAAGGAATAGACGCTGTATTTCATGGCGGAAAAAGTGGTGAAACATATAATATTGGAGGAAGAAACGAAAAGACCAATATAGAAATAGTTAATGTCATTACAACTATTTTGGACAAAGAGGTACCGATTTCAAATTTCTCATATAAGGATTTAGTCACATTTGTGAAAGATAGAGCTGGACATGATAGGAGATATGCTATTGATGCGAGTAAGATAGAAAATGATCTAGGATGGAGAGCAGATGAGAATTTTGATAGCGGAATAGTGAAAACTATCAAGTGGTATTTAAGAAAGTATCAATGTGTGTATTAA
- a CDS encoding glucose-1-phosphate thymidylyltransferase: MKGIILAGGSGTRLYPITKGIVKQLLPIYNKPMIYYPLSVLMLANIKEILIISTPKDIDRFKDIFGDGSGLGLDIQYAIQNHPNGLAEAFIIGEKFIGNDDVCLVLGDNLIYGEGLIKLLENSKQKVENDKKGVVFGYYVDDASAYGVVEFDKNKKAISIEEKPKSPKSNYAVIGLYFYPNDVVQIAKNVKPSGRGELEITTINQEYLRQEKLYVEVLGRGYAWLDTGTHESLLEASNFIEVIEKRQGLKIACIEEIAYKKGYISKEQLIALGNELSKNSYGKYLLKVANT, encoded by the coding sequence ATGAAAGGAATAATTTTAGCCGGTGGAAGCGGAACCAGGCTTTATCCAATTACAAAGGGTATAGTTAAGCAGTTGTTGCCAATTTACAATAAGCCAATGATCTATTATCCATTGTCAGTACTTATGCTTGCTAATATCAAAGAAATTTTGATCATTTCCACTCCAAAAGATATAGATAGATTTAAGGATATATTCGGAGATGGAAGCGGTTTAGGATTAGATATCCAGTATGCCATACAAAATCATCCAAATGGACTTGCAGAAGCTTTTATAATAGGTGAAAAATTTATAGGAAATGATGACGTTTGTTTGGTACTTGGTGATAATCTCATATATGGCGAAGGTCTAATAAAACTACTTGAAAATAGCAAACAAAAAGTAGAAAATGATAAAAAGGGAGTTGTGTTTGGTTATTACGTCGATGATGCATCGGCTTATGGCGTTGTTGAATTTGATAAAAATAAAAAGGCTATAAGCATTGAGGAAAAACCAAAGAGCCCAAAGAGTAACTATGCTGTAATAGGTTTGTATTTTTATCCAAATGACGTCGTGCAAATAGCTAAAAATGTTAAGCCGTCAGGTAGAGGTGAGTTGGAAATAACTACTATAAATCAAGAGTATTTAAGGCAAGAAAAACTATATGTAGAGGTTTTAGGTAGGGGGTATGCATGGCTTGATACCGGAACGCATGAAAGTTTGCTGGAAGCTAGTAATTTTATAGAGGTAATAGAAAAAAGGCAAGGGCTGAAAATAGCTTGTATAGAAGAGATAGCTTATAAAAAGGGGTATATTTCAAAAGAACAGCTAATAGCGTTAGGAAACGAGTTATCTAAAAATAGCTATGGGAAATATCTTCTAAAGGTAGCTAATACATGA